One region of Fibrobacter sp. genomic DNA includes:
- a CDS encoding NADP-dependent isocitrate dehydrogenase yields the protein MNPKIYYTITDEAPFLATQSLLPIVKAFAKTADIDVDTKNISLAGRILAVFGKAEDDLGFLGNLALDSSANIIKLPNISASLPQLKAAIAELQKNGFDVPEYPDEPKTEEEKAIRAKYDKVKGSAVNPVLRQGNSDRRAPKAVKNYAKKNPHKMGAWSADSKTHVSYMTADDFYGNEKSVTLGDADTFKIEFVAADGSVTELRAAKPTLAGEILDATVMRMASLEKFIADQMADAKAKGVLFSVHLKATMMKVSDPVMFGAFVRVFFKDVFTKYADLFKEIGVNENNGLGDLLKRLEGNPKEAEVKAAIDAALANGPAIAMVDSDKGITNLNVPSDVIIDASMPAMIRNSGCMWNKEG from the coding sequence ATGAATCCGAAGATCTACTACACCATTACCGACGAGGCTCCGTTCCTCGCTACCCAATCCCTCCTTCCCATTGTCAAGGCTTTCGCAAAGACCGCCGACATCGATGTGGATACCAAGAATATCTCCCTGGCCGGCCGAATTCTCGCTGTTTTTGGCAAGGCTGAAGACGACCTTGGTTTCCTGGGCAACCTGGCTCTGGATTCTTCTGCAAATATCATCAAGCTCCCTAACATTTCCGCTTCCCTCCCCCAGTTGAAGGCTGCCATTGCTGAACTTCAGAAGAATGGTTTCGACGTTCCGGAATATCCCGATGAACCCAAGACCGAAGAAGAAAAGGCAATTCGTGCCAAGTACGACAAGGTGAAGGGCTCCGCAGTGAACCCGGTGCTCCGTCAGGGTAACTCCGACCGCCGTGCTCCCAAGGCCGTAAAGAACTACGCCAAGAAGAATCCCCACAAGATGGGCGCTTGGTCTGCCGACAGCAAGACTCATGTTTCCTACATGACTGCCGACGATTTCTACGGTAACGAAAAGTCCGTGACTTTGGGCGATGCTGATACCTTCAAGATTGAATTTGTAGCTGCTGACGGTTCCGTCACTGAACTTCGCGCTGCAAAGCCCACTCTCGCTGGCGAAATCCTGGATGCAACCGTGATGCGCATGGCATCTCTCGAAAAGTTCATCGCCGACCAGATGGCCGACGCCAAGGCCAAGGGCGTGCTTTTCTCCGTGCATCTGAAGGCTACCATGATGAAGGTTTCCGACCCCGTCATGTTCGGTGCCTTTGTTCGCGTGTTCTTCAAGGATGTATTTACCAAGTACGCCGACCTGTTCAAGGAAATCGGTGTTAACGAAAATAATGGTCTGGGCGACCTCCTGAAGCGCCTGGAAGGCAATCCGAAGGAAGCTGAAGTCAAGGCTGCAATCGATGCCGCCCTGGCAAACGGCCCGGCTATCGCCATGGTGGATTCCGACAAGGGTATCACCAACCTGAACGTCCCCAGCGACGTGATTATCGACGCCTCCATGCCGGCCATGATCCGTAACTCCGGCTGCATGTGGAACAAGGAAGGCAA
- the pelA gene encoding pectate lyase, giving the protein MKPKLNLAIIAGICVSSAFGATYEPPSTAVSKINSYRGYSELTNAAKGMDIDQYAYNMTTWQISNGGFYKAMASKYVSAYAGGQKSEWRSASGGDLATIDNDATVQEMRLLAVRYKETTNATYKAAFKSSFNKAVNFLLTMQRSTGGLPQVWPKRGNYSDHITLNDNAMIRAMVTMMDIANKTSPFDSDIIDDATRAKMSGAMDKAINYLLKAQIINNGVPTVWCAQHDTANYAPRPARAYELESKSGSESAGVVWFLMNWPNQTPEIQLAVKSAINWYKKTKVTGLYFNKKAGTFDKKDGSVLWYRFYEVNNDNYFFCDRDGASTKTQDFTRISEERRTGYQWAGEYGTALISTEKAYLEALEKLSDDYVPPPPPPPPVAMCGSDTCSFVIDGANSVGIKGIKAETTNAGYIGEGYANVDNEVGSYVTYGVTAAKVGTYTLYVRFANGGNSARGFRVSTKVTADLDTNAIEDAQSITLVDSASMESTGAWTTYKTISVEVKLSEGYNEITFTSLEKDGMANIDAIGWMSDDLKVGKIKIEQNTESIKANSFAKKSMNKSYYGKFGKGAGVYYILNGKNKTVRVNGRE; this is encoded by the coding sequence ATGAAACCCAAGTTAAACCTGGCAATTATTGCTGGCATTTGTGTATCTAGTGCTTTTGGCGCCACTTACGAACCACCTTCTACGGCTGTTTCCAAAATTAACAGCTACCGCGGCTACTCCGAACTGACTAACGCAGCCAAGGGCATGGATATTGACCAATACGCCTACAACATGACCACCTGGCAAATCAGCAATGGCGGTTTTTACAAGGCCATGGCAAGCAAGTACGTAAGCGCCTATGCCGGCGGGCAAAAGTCCGAGTGGCGCTCCGCAAGCGGTGGCGACCTGGCCACCATCGACAACGACGCCACCGTACAGGAAATGCGACTGTTGGCAGTCCGCTACAAGGAAACCACCAACGCCACCTACAAGGCAGCATTCAAGAGCAGTTTCAACAAGGCCGTCAATTTCCTTTTGACCATGCAGCGCTCCACAGGCGGCCTGCCTCAGGTTTGGCCCAAGCGCGGCAACTATAGTGACCACATTACGTTAAATGACAACGCCATGATTCGCGCCATGGTGACCATGATGGATATCGCCAACAAGACGTCGCCCTTCGACAGTGACATCATCGATGACGCTACCCGCGCCAAGATGAGCGGCGCCATGGACAAGGCCATCAATTACTTGCTGAAGGCCCAGATTATCAATAATGGCGTACCCACCGTGTGGTGCGCCCAGCACGATACCGCAAACTACGCTCCCCGCCCAGCCCGCGCCTACGAACTGGAAAGCAAGTCCGGCAGCGAATCCGCAGGCGTTGTCTGGTTTCTGATGAACTGGCCTAACCAAACTCCTGAAATCCAGCTGGCAGTCAAGAGCGCCATCAACTGGTACAAGAAAACGAAGGTCACTGGCCTTTACTTCAACAAGAAAGCAGGAACATTTGACAAAAAAGACGGCAGCGTACTGTGGTATCGTTTTTATGAAGTGAACAACGACAACTACTTCTTCTGCGATCGCGACGGCGCCAGCACCAAGACACAGGACTTCACCAGAATTTCCGAGGAACGCCGCACTGGTTACCAGTGGGCAGGCGAATACGGAACCGCACTCATTAGCACCGAAAAAGCATATCTTGAAGCTCTTGAAAAATTAAGCGACGATTACGTACCGCCTCCTCCCCCGCCGCCTCCTGTTGCCATGTGCGGAAGCGACACCTGCAGTTTTGTCATCGACGGAGCGAATTCCGTTGGCATCAAGGGCATCAAGGCTGAGACGACAAACGCGGGTTACATCGGCGAAGGCTACGCCAACGTGGATAACGAAGTGGGCAGTTACGTCACTTACGGAGTTACCGCAGCAAAGGTTGGCACATACACCTTGTATGTACGTTTCGCAAACGGCGGGAACTCCGCACGAGGTTTCAGAGTTTCAACAAAGGTTACCGCAGACCTGGATACAAACGCCATCGAAGACGCACAATCTATTACGCTCGTAGACTCCGCTAGCATGGAAAGCACCGGCGCATGGACCACTTACAAAACAATTTCTGTTGAAGTAAAGCTGTCCGAAGGATATAACGAAATTACATTCACCAGTTTGGAAAAAGACGGCATGGCAAATATCGATGCCATCGGCTGGATGAGTGACGATTTGAAGGTCGGGAAAATAAAGATTGAACAGAATACAGAGTCTATCAAGGCAAACAGTTTTGCAAAGAAATCTATGAACAAATCCTATTACGGAAAGTTCGGCAAGGGCGCTGGAGTCTATTACATTCTGAACGGAAAGAACAAAACTGTTCGCGTTAACGGTAGGGAATAA